In one window of Burkholderia cenocepacia DNA:
- the dusA gene encoding tRNA dihydrouridine(20/20a) synthase DusA: MLDWTDRHCRSFHRTLTRNTWLYTEMITTGALLFGDAQRHLAFTPSESPVALQLGGSERDDLARAAKLGEQWGYDEINLNCGCPSERVQRGAFGACLMNEPQLVAECVRAMRDAVSVPVTVKHRIGVDAVEDYAFVRDFVGTVAEAGCETFVVHARNAILKGLSPKENREIPPLKYDYAYRLKRDFPSLEIVINGGITTLDEVAQHLEHVDGVMLGREAYHNPYVLAEVDARFYGSTAAVPTREEAEAQLIEYCAAELKRGTYLGAIVRHALGLYRGMPGARGWRRVLSDNKRLARGDLAVFDEARAHLNEAEEFFEKKALQDSKVFV; this comes from the coding sequence ATGCTCGACTGGACGGACCGCCATTGCCGTTCGTTCCACCGCACGCTGACGCGCAATACGTGGCTGTATACGGAGATGATCACGACGGGTGCGCTGCTGTTCGGCGATGCCCAGCGGCATCTCGCGTTCACGCCGAGCGAATCGCCGGTCGCGCTGCAACTGGGCGGCAGCGAGCGGGACGACCTCGCGCGCGCGGCGAAACTCGGCGAGCAGTGGGGCTACGACGAAATCAACCTGAATTGCGGGTGTCCGTCCGAGCGCGTGCAGCGCGGCGCGTTCGGTGCGTGTCTGATGAACGAGCCGCAGCTCGTCGCCGAATGTGTGCGGGCGATGCGCGATGCGGTGTCGGTGCCGGTGACGGTCAAGCATCGGATCGGTGTCGATGCGGTCGAGGATTACGCGTTCGTGCGCGACTTCGTCGGCACGGTGGCCGAGGCTGGTTGCGAAACGTTCGTCGTGCATGCCCGCAACGCGATCCTGAAGGGGCTGTCGCCGAAGGAGAATCGCGAGATCCCGCCGCTCAAATACGACTATGCGTATCGGTTGAAGCGCGATTTTCCGTCGCTGGAGATCGTGATCAACGGCGGTATCACGACGCTCGACGAAGTCGCGCAGCATCTCGAGCACGTCGACGGCGTGATGCTCGGGCGCGAGGCGTATCACAACCCGTACGTGCTGGCGGAGGTCGATGCGCGCTTCTACGGGTCGACCGCAGCGGTGCCGACGCGCGAAGAGGCCGAAGCGCAACTGATCGAATACTGCGCGGCTGAACTGAAGCGCGGAACCTACCTCGGCGCGATCGTGCGGCACGCGCTCGGGCTGTATCGCGGCATGCCTGGTGCGCGCGGCTGGCGTCGCGTGCTGTCCGACAACAAGAGGCTCGCACGCGGCGATCTGGCCGTGTTCGACGAGGCCCGCGCGCATCTGAACGAAGCCGAAGAATTTTTTGAAAAAAAGGCTTTGCAAGATTCAAAAGTGTTCGTATAA
- a CDS encoding DUF4224 domain-containing protein, whose protein sequence is MSLYLTTPELAELVGCKPRSHACMKRWLERNHWPYAVNIAGVPLVAREYYDARMNGTAPSTPARRNRPAASEEPNFAALRS, encoded by the coding sequence ATGAGCCTCTATCTCACCACTCCGGAGCTGGCCGAGCTGGTTGGCTGCAAGCCGCGTAGCCACGCCTGCATGAAACGCTGGCTCGAGCGCAACCATTGGCCGTACGCCGTCAACATTGCCGGCGTTCCGCTCGTCGCGCGCGAATACTATGACGCACGCATGAACGGCACCGCCCCCTCAACACCCGCGCGCCGGAACCGCCCCGCTGCGTCAGAAGAACCGAACTTCGCCGCACTGCGATCATGA
- a CDS encoding phage Gp37/Gp68 family protein — protein sequence MSENSKIEWTDHTFNPFIGCTKVSPGCDHCYAEHMMDTRLHKVVWGPHGERVRTSAATWRQPLRWNARHAEFFAAHGRRQRVFCASLADVFDNAVDPAWRRDLFELIARTPNLDWLLLTKRIGNARDMLNEVVDELSCGLNTWDELPWPTVWLGATIVNQAEADRDIPKLLAMPARVRFLSMEPLLGPVDLTSIPWGGLRVSALQGWSSPEHGLHWVIVGGESGPGARPMHPDWARDLRDQCAAAGVPFLFKQWGEWAPGENCGGPPTRTERVADWFGDEWSFSTMTPGEHDGLSYDDEPTVYRVGKKTAGRHLDGRTYDEFPEAR from the coding sequence ATGAGCGAGAACAGCAAAATCGAATGGACGGATCACACCTTCAATCCGTTCATCGGCTGCACGAAGGTGTCGCCCGGGTGCGACCACTGCTACGCCGAGCACATGATGGACACGAGGCTGCACAAGGTCGTCTGGGGGCCGCACGGTGAGCGCGTTCGCACGTCGGCGGCCACGTGGCGACAACCGCTTCGCTGGAACGCGCGGCACGCGGAGTTCTTCGCCGCGCACGGCCGGCGCCAGCGCGTGTTCTGCGCGTCGCTCGCCGACGTGTTTGACAACGCTGTCGATCCAGCGTGGCGCCGCGACCTGTTCGAGCTGATCGCGCGCACGCCGAATCTCGACTGGCTGCTGCTCACGAAGCGAATCGGCAACGCGCGCGACATGCTCAACGAGGTGGTCGACGAACTGTCCTGCGGGCTCAACACGTGGGACGAGTTGCCGTGGCCGACCGTCTGGCTCGGCGCGACGATCGTCAACCAGGCCGAGGCCGACCGCGACATCCCGAAGTTGCTAGCGATGCCCGCGCGCGTGCGCTTCCTGTCGATGGAGCCACTGCTCGGCCCAGTCGATCTCACGTCCATCCCGTGGGGCGGCTTGCGCGTGAGCGCCCTGCAAGGCTGGAGCAGCCCCGAGCATGGCTTGCACTGGGTGATCGTCGGCGGCGAAAGCGGCCCAGGCGCGCGGCCGATGCACCCTGACTGGGCCCGCGATCTGCGGGACCAATGCGCGGCCGCCGGTGTGCCGTTCCTGTTCAAGCAATGGGGCGAATGGGCGCCGGGCGAAAACTGCGGCGGGCCGCCGACGCGCACCGAGCGTGTCGCCGACTGGTTCGGCGACGAATGGTCGTTCAGCACGATGACGCCCGGCGAGCATGACGGCCTGAGCTACGACGACGAGCCGACTGTATATCGCGTCGGCAAGAAGACCGCCGGCCGCCACCTCGACGGCCGCACTTACGACGAATTCCCGGAGGCACGATGA